From Anopheles darlingi chromosome 2, idAnoDarlMG_H_01, whole genome shotgun sequence, the proteins below share one genomic window:
- the LOC125949615 gene encoding sodium-driven chloride bicarbonate exchanger isoform X4 has protein sequence MKDMAKRRYRSQRPWMMDHGGVDEEAPIDPRLKNRTFPADQDYEGHRAHSVFVGVHIPGSSRRHSQRRRHKQHHPAGSRENGDRSGTEPDSDRPVTPPAQRVQFILGGEVGEGGDGSGNHESHPLFSEMEELVKEGDEMAWKETARWVKFEEDVEEGGNRWSKPHVATLSLHSLFELRSLLLNGTVMLDMEAISLEQIAELVCENMVNSGTLPVEARDKVIDALLKRHKHQHEFGSKKSRLPLIRSLADIGKNHSSSKNMPRSSTSKSITSANSFPMHVVSSAPMALHEQLDAPAPSPAPAPSPETALLCASKDQRGHYLALPTVEDQSNTNSPPSSATSNGSNGPSNAPNKPFTNSGSGNNNGNSGSKHLTVPGRAAGENLSQSPSNLSMPRNASSGELQNGEHKSNTHFMRKIPPGAEASNILVGEVDFLDKTLSAFLRLNSASVMGDLTEVPVPTRFIFILLGPPGSHGSFHEIGRAMATLMSDEIFHEVAYRAKKREHLLAGIDEFLDAVTVLPPGEWDPSIRIEPPAAIPSQEVRKRPPEKNPKEEIDEELEEQRQREESGLSRTGRLFGGLMNDLKRKVPFYPSDFKDGLSMQCVASWIFLYFACLSPIITFGGLLGTATGNNIAAMESLVSGFVCGIGYGFFSGQPLTILGSTGPVLVFETIVYEFCIGVGWDYLTFRFWIGTWISIILVVLVAVDASALVCYITRFTEENFACLIAVIFIYKAIENVLHIGKEFPLNTAGGPFDCTCLPPAGQPLTPELIHQWSQYGLSTCKTMNGTLTGTDCNKTEYVSDVFLMSLVLFLGTYIISVILKDFKNALFFPTVVRQFISDFSVTIAIFSMTLLDFFTHVATPKLDVPNEFKRTIPDRGWIIMPFHEDNPVWSAPLAILPALLGTILIFMDQQITAVIINRKEHKLTKGCGYHLDLFVLSCLIQICTIMGLPWFVAATVLSINHVNSLKKESETAAPGEKPQFIGVREQRVTHILIFLTIGCSVLLTPLLSHIPMPVLYGVFLYMGVSALKGLQFFDRLLIMFMPAKYQPDYMFLRQVPIRRVHLFTMIQLACFVVLWLIKSFSITSILFPLMLVVMIGVRKSLDYLFTKRELKILDDIMPEMTKRARADDLHQLEDGEDSGQHSNDNLQLPLENGGGALGDPKTKINISEEVNRTTIWKQVNNCNVLFTKKQPTGSQQLSKASDHEKRLSTMREEEDEADDNGRPLSQQRKTQKMKREFWMNSRGTSSNTSVRNGPRSVNTDGTAHDRSWHPVAVANGGQQRTGSNNGASETQV, from the exons ACCTTGGATGATGGATCACGGAGGTGTCGATGAGGAGGCGCCGATAGATCCAAGGCTCAAAAATCGGACCTTCCCGGCGGATCAAGATTATGAAG GTCACCGAGCGCACAGTGTCTTCGTGGGCGTCCACATACCGGGCTCATCGAGGCGACATTCGCAGCGCCGCCGGCACAAGCAGCACCATCCGGCGGGCAGCCGAGAAAATGGTGACCGATCCGGCACGGAACCCGACTCCGATCGGCCCG TGACGCCCCCCGCACAAAGAGTACAGTTCATCCTGGGCGGGGAGGTCGGCGAGGGTGGCGATGGTAGTGGCAACCACGAGTCCCACCCGCTGTTCTCCGAGATGGAGGAGCTGGTGAAGGAAGGCGACGAGATGGCGTGGAAGGAAACGGCGCGCTGGGTCAAGTTCGAGGAGGACGTCGAGGAGGGCGGTAACCGGTGGTCCAAGCCGCACGTGGCCACCCTCTCGCTGCACTCACTGTTCGAGCTGCGTAGCCTCCTGCTGAACGGTACGGTCATGCTGGACATGGAGGCGATCAGTCTGGAGCAGATCGCCGAGCTGGTGTGCGAGAATATGGTCAACTCGGGTACGCTACCGGTGGAGGCGCGGGACAAGGTCATCGATGCGCTGCTCAAACGCCACAAGCACCAGCACGAGTTCGGCAGCAAGAAAAGCCGACTGCCGCTGATCCGCTCGTTGGCCGACATCGGCAAGAATCACTCCTCGTCCAAGA ATATGCCACGATCATCCACCAGCAAAAGCATCACCTCGGCCAACTCATTCCCAATGCACGTCGTCTCTTCGGCACCCATGGCCCTGCACGAGCAGCTCGATGCCccggcaccgtcaccggcaccggcaccgtcacCCGAAACGGCGCTCCTCTGCGCCAGCAAAGACCAACGGGGCCACTATCTAGCACTGCCAACAG TTGAGGACCAGTCGAATACTAACAGTCCACCGAGTAGTGCTACTAGCAATGGCAGCAATGGTCCATCGAATGCGCCCAACAAACCGTTCACCAAtagtggcagtggcaacaacaatggcaacaGTGGCAGCAAACACTTGACCGTACCCGGACGGGCCGCCG GAGAAAACCTATCCCAGAGCCCGAGCAACCTGTCGATGCCAAGGAATGCCAGCTCGGGGGAGCTGCAGAACGGTGAGCATAAGAGCAATACGCACTTTATGCGCAAAATACCGCCCGGTGCCGAGGCGAGCAACATACTCGTCGGTGAGGTCGACTTCCTCGACAAGACGCTGTCGGCGTTCCTGCGGCTCAATTCCGCCTCGGTGATGGGCGATCTGACCGAGGTTCCGGTACCAACCAG ATTTATCTTTATCCTGCTCGGGCCACCGGGTAGCCACGGTAGCTTCCACGAGATTGGACGCGCCATGGCGACACTGATGTCGGATGAGATCTTCCACGAGGTGGCATACCGGGCGAAGAAACGAGAGCATTTGCTGGCCGGTATCGACGAGTTTCTCGATGCCGTGACCGTGCTGCCACCGGGTGAATGGGATCCTTCGATCCGGATAGAACCACCGGCGGCAATACCATCGCAGGAGGTACGCAAGCGACCCCCGGAGAAGAACCCGAAGGAGGAAATCGAcgaggagctggaggagcaacggcaacgggaaGAGTCCGGTCTGTCACGGACGGGGCGCCTATTTGGGGGGCTGATGAACGATCTGAAGCGTAAGGTACCGTTCTATCCGTCCGACTTCAAGGATGGCCTCTCGATGCAGTGCGTCGCCTCGTGGATCTTCCTGTACTTTGCCTGCCTGTCACCGATCATCACGTTCGGTGGATTGCTGGGCACGGCCACGGGGAACAACATAGCCGCAATGGAGTCACTAGTGTCGGGATTTGTATGTGGCATCGGATATGGGTTCTTCTCGGGTCAACCGTTGACCATTCTCGGTTCGACCGGGCCCGTCCTCGTGTTCGAGACGATCGTGTACGAGTTTTGCATAGGGGTCGGCTGGGATTATCTAACGTTCCGGTTCTGGATCGGTACCTGGATATCGATCATCCTCGTCGTGCTGGTGGCCGTCGATGCCAGTGCGCTGGTGTGCTACATCACGCGCTTTACCGAGGAGAACTTTGCCTGTCTCATCGCGGTCATCTTCATCTACAAGGCGATCGAGAATGTGCTGCACATTGGCAAGGAGTTCCCGCTGAATACGGCTGGCGGTCCGTTCGATTGCACCTGTCTGCCACCGGCAGGACAACCGCTCACTCCCGAGCTAATCCACCAGTGGTCCCAGTACGGGCTCAGCACGTGCAAG ACCATGAACGGTACCCTGACTGGAACCGATTGCAACAAGACCGAGTACGTGTCGGACGTGTTTCTGATGTCGCTCGTCCTGTTCCTCGGCACCTATATCATCTCCGTCATACTGAAGGACTTCAAGAATGCGCTGTTCTTCCCGACGGTGGTGCGCCAGTTCATTAGCGATTTCTCTGTCACGATTGCCATCTTCTCGATGACGTTGTTGGACTTTTTCACGCACGTCGCAACGCCGAAGCTGGACGTACCGAATGAGTTCAAGCGTACGATCCCGGACCGCGGCTGGATCATTATGCCGTTCCACGAGGACAACCCGGTCTGGTCGGCGCCGCTTGCCATCCTGCCCGCCCTGCTCGGCACGATACTGATATTCATGGATCAACAAATTACGGCTGTGATAATCAATAGGAAGGAACACAAACTCACCAAGGGCTGCGGCTACCATCTCGATCTGTTCGTGCTGTCCTGTCTCATACAGATCTGCACCATCATGGGCTTACCATG GTTCGTGGCCGCAACCGTGCTCAGTATTAACCACGTCAATTCCCTGAAGAAGGAATCGGAGACGGCCGCACCGGGCGAGAAGCCACAGTTTATCGGGGTGCGCGAGCAGCGCGTGACGCACATTCTGATCTTCCTGACGATCGGATGCTCGGTGCTGCTCACACCACTCCTCTCACACATTCCCATGCCCGTACTGTACGGCGTGTTTCTGTATATGGGCGTCTCGGCCCTCAAGGGGCTCCAATTCTTCGATCGTCTGCTGATCATGTTCATGCCGGCCAAGTACCAACCGGACTATATGTTCTTACGGCAG GTACCAATACGACGCGTTCACCTGTTCACCATGATCCAGCTCGCGTGCTTTGTCGTCTTGTGGCTGATCAAATCTTTCTCGATCACCTCGATCCTGTTCCCGCTAATGCTGGTCGTGATGATCGGTGTGCGGAAGTCACTCGACTATCTGTTCACCAAGCGCGAGCTGAAGATCCTGGACGATATCATGCCAGAGATGACGAAACGGGCCCGGGCGGACGATCTGCACCAGCTCGAGGATGGCGAG GATTCTGGTCAGCATTCGAACGATAATCTGCAGCTGCCGCTCGAGAACGGAGGAGGGGCGCTGGGTGATCCAAAGACCAAAATTAACATATCGGAGGAGGTGAACCGGACCACGATCTGGAAGCAGGTCAACAATTGTAATGTGCTGTTCACGAAGAAGCAACCCACCGGCAGCCAGCAACT ATCGAAGGCGAGCGATCACGAGAAGAGGCTGTCGACGAtgcgcgaggaggaggacgaggcgGACGATAACGGTCGTCCCTTGAGCCAACAGCGCAAGACACAG AAAATGAAACGTGAATTTTGGATGAATTCAAGGGGCACGAGCAGTAATACCAGCGTCCGGAATGGTCCACGCAGTGTTAACACCGATGGAACCGCGCACGATCGCAGCTGGCATCCGGTCGCGGTGGCTAATGGGGGACAACAACGGACTGGCAGCAATAATGGTGCCTCCGAGACGCAGGTGTGA
- the LOC125949615 gene encoding electrogenic sodium bicarbonate cotransporter 1 isoform X1, with amino-acid sequence MKDMAKRRYRSQRPWMMDHGGVDEEAPIDPRLKNRTFPADQDYEGHRAHSVFVGVHIPGSSRRHSQRRRHKQHHPAGSRENGDRSGTEPDSDRPVVPKPHIVTQRRISIVEEGDSLTPPAQRVQFILGGEVGEGGDGSGNHESHPLFSEMEELVKEGDEMAWKETARWVKFEEDVEEGGNRWSKPHVATLSLHSLFELRSLLLNGTVMLDMEAISLEQIAELVCENMVNSGTLPVEARDKVIDALLKRHKHQHEFGSKKSRLPLIRSLADIGKNHSSSKNMPRSSTSKSITSANSFPMHVVSSAPMALHEQLDAPAPSPAPAPSPETALLCASKDQRGHYLALPTVEDQSNTNSPPSSATSNGSNGPSNAPNKPFTNSGSGNNNGNSGSKHLTVPGRAAGENLSQSPSNLSMPRNASSGELQNGEHKSNTHFMRKIPPGAEASNILVGEVDFLDKTLSAFLRLNSASVMGDLTEVPVPTRFIFILLGPPGSHGSFHEIGRAMATLMSDEIFHEVAYRAKKREHLLAGIDEFLDAVTVLPPGEWDPSIRIEPPAAIPSQEVRKRPPEKNPKEEIDEELEEQRQREESGLSRTGRLFGGLMNDLKRKVPFYPSDFKDGLSMQCVASWIFLYFACLSPIITFGGLLGTATGNNIAAMESLVSGFVCGIGYGFFSGQPLTILGSTGPVLVFETIVYEFCIGVGWDYLTFRFWIGTWISIILVVLVAVDASALVCYITRFTEENFACLIAVIFIYKAIENVLHIGKEFPLNTAGGPFDCTCLPPAGQPLTPELIHQWSQYGLSTCKTMNGTLTGTDCNKTEYVSDVFLMSLVLFLGTYIISVILKDFKNALFFPTVVRQFISDFSVTIAIFSMTLLDFFTHVATPKLDVPNEFKRTIPDRGWIIMPFHEDNPVWSAPLAILPALLGTILIFMDQQITAVIINRKEHKLTKGCGYHLDLFVLSCLIQICTIMGLPWFVAATVLSINHVNSLKKESETAAPGEKPQFIGVREQRVTHILIFLTIGCSVLLTPLLSHIPMPVLYGVFLYMGVSALKGLQFFDRLLIMFMPAKYQPDYMFLRQVPIRRVHLFTMIQLACFVVLWLIKSFSITSILFPLMLVVMIGVRKSLDYLFTKRELKILDDIMPEMTKRARADDLHQLEDGEDSGQHSNDNLQLPLENGGGALGDPKTKINISEEVNRTTIWKQVNNCNVLFTKKQPTGSQQLSKASDHEKRLSTMREEEDEADDNGRPLSQQRKTQKMKREFWMNSRGTSSNTSVRNGPRSVNTDGTAHDRSWHPVAVANGGQQRTGSNNGASETQV; translated from the exons ACCTTGGATGATGGATCACGGAGGTGTCGATGAGGAGGCGCCGATAGATCCAAGGCTCAAAAATCGGACCTTCCCGGCGGATCAAGATTATGAAG GTCACCGAGCGCACAGTGTCTTCGTGGGCGTCCACATACCGGGCTCATCGAGGCGACATTCGCAGCGCCGCCGGCACAAGCAGCACCATCCGGCGGGCAGCCGAGAAAATGGTGACCGATCCGGCACGGAACCCGACTCCGATCGGCCCG TCGTTCCAAAACCGCACATCGTTACCCAACGCAGAATCAGCATTGTTGAGGAGGGCGATTCCT TGACGCCCCCCGCACAAAGAGTACAGTTCATCCTGGGCGGGGAGGTCGGCGAGGGTGGCGATGGTAGTGGCAACCACGAGTCCCACCCGCTGTTCTCCGAGATGGAGGAGCTGGTGAAGGAAGGCGACGAGATGGCGTGGAAGGAAACGGCGCGCTGGGTCAAGTTCGAGGAGGACGTCGAGGAGGGCGGTAACCGGTGGTCCAAGCCGCACGTGGCCACCCTCTCGCTGCACTCACTGTTCGAGCTGCGTAGCCTCCTGCTGAACGGTACGGTCATGCTGGACATGGAGGCGATCAGTCTGGAGCAGATCGCCGAGCTGGTGTGCGAGAATATGGTCAACTCGGGTACGCTACCGGTGGAGGCGCGGGACAAGGTCATCGATGCGCTGCTCAAACGCCACAAGCACCAGCACGAGTTCGGCAGCAAGAAAAGCCGACTGCCGCTGATCCGCTCGTTGGCCGACATCGGCAAGAATCACTCCTCGTCCAAGA ATATGCCACGATCATCCACCAGCAAAAGCATCACCTCGGCCAACTCATTCCCAATGCACGTCGTCTCTTCGGCACCCATGGCCCTGCACGAGCAGCTCGATGCCccggcaccgtcaccggcaccggcaccgtcacCCGAAACGGCGCTCCTCTGCGCCAGCAAAGACCAACGGGGCCACTATCTAGCACTGCCAACAG TTGAGGACCAGTCGAATACTAACAGTCCACCGAGTAGTGCTACTAGCAATGGCAGCAATGGTCCATCGAATGCGCCCAACAAACCGTTCACCAAtagtggcagtggcaacaacaatggcaacaGTGGCAGCAAACACTTGACCGTACCCGGACGGGCCGCCG GAGAAAACCTATCCCAGAGCCCGAGCAACCTGTCGATGCCAAGGAATGCCAGCTCGGGGGAGCTGCAGAACGGTGAGCATAAGAGCAATACGCACTTTATGCGCAAAATACCGCCCGGTGCCGAGGCGAGCAACATACTCGTCGGTGAGGTCGACTTCCTCGACAAGACGCTGTCGGCGTTCCTGCGGCTCAATTCCGCCTCGGTGATGGGCGATCTGACCGAGGTTCCGGTACCAACCAG ATTTATCTTTATCCTGCTCGGGCCACCGGGTAGCCACGGTAGCTTCCACGAGATTGGACGCGCCATGGCGACACTGATGTCGGATGAGATCTTCCACGAGGTGGCATACCGGGCGAAGAAACGAGAGCATTTGCTGGCCGGTATCGACGAGTTTCTCGATGCCGTGACCGTGCTGCCACCGGGTGAATGGGATCCTTCGATCCGGATAGAACCACCGGCGGCAATACCATCGCAGGAGGTACGCAAGCGACCCCCGGAGAAGAACCCGAAGGAGGAAATCGAcgaggagctggaggagcaacggcaacgggaaGAGTCCGGTCTGTCACGGACGGGGCGCCTATTTGGGGGGCTGATGAACGATCTGAAGCGTAAGGTACCGTTCTATCCGTCCGACTTCAAGGATGGCCTCTCGATGCAGTGCGTCGCCTCGTGGATCTTCCTGTACTTTGCCTGCCTGTCACCGATCATCACGTTCGGTGGATTGCTGGGCACGGCCACGGGGAACAACATAGCCGCAATGGAGTCACTAGTGTCGGGATTTGTATGTGGCATCGGATATGGGTTCTTCTCGGGTCAACCGTTGACCATTCTCGGTTCGACCGGGCCCGTCCTCGTGTTCGAGACGATCGTGTACGAGTTTTGCATAGGGGTCGGCTGGGATTATCTAACGTTCCGGTTCTGGATCGGTACCTGGATATCGATCATCCTCGTCGTGCTGGTGGCCGTCGATGCCAGTGCGCTGGTGTGCTACATCACGCGCTTTACCGAGGAGAACTTTGCCTGTCTCATCGCGGTCATCTTCATCTACAAGGCGATCGAGAATGTGCTGCACATTGGCAAGGAGTTCCCGCTGAATACGGCTGGCGGTCCGTTCGATTGCACCTGTCTGCCACCGGCAGGACAACCGCTCACTCCCGAGCTAATCCACCAGTGGTCCCAGTACGGGCTCAGCACGTGCAAG ACCATGAACGGTACCCTGACTGGAACCGATTGCAACAAGACCGAGTACGTGTCGGACGTGTTTCTGATGTCGCTCGTCCTGTTCCTCGGCACCTATATCATCTCCGTCATACTGAAGGACTTCAAGAATGCGCTGTTCTTCCCGACGGTGGTGCGCCAGTTCATTAGCGATTTCTCTGTCACGATTGCCATCTTCTCGATGACGTTGTTGGACTTTTTCACGCACGTCGCAACGCCGAAGCTGGACGTACCGAATGAGTTCAAGCGTACGATCCCGGACCGCGGCTGGATCATTATGCCGTTCCACGAGGACAACCCGGTCTGGTCGGCGCCGCTTGCCATCCTGCCCGCCCTGCTCGGCACGATACTGATATTCATGGATCAACAAATTACGGCTGTGATAATCAATAGGAAGGAACACAAACTCACCAAGGGCTGCGGCTACCATCTCGATCTGTTCGTGCTGTCCTGTCTCATACAGATCTGCACCATCATGGGCTTACCATG GTTCGTGGCCGCAACCGTGCTCAGTATTAACCACGTCAATTCCCTGAAGAAGGAATCGGAGACGGCCGCACCGGGCGAGAAGCCACAGTTTATCGGGGTGCGCGAGCAGCGCGTGACGCACATTCTGATCTTCCTGACGATCGGATGCTCGGTGCTGCTCACACCACTCCTCTCACACATTCCCATGCCCGTACTGTACGGCGTGTTTCTGTATATGGGCGTCTCGGCCCTCAAGGGGCTCCAATTCTTCGATCGTCTGCTGATCATGTTCATGCCGGCCAAGTACCAACCGGACTATATGTTCTTACGGCAG GTACCAATACGACGCGTTCACCTGTTCACCATGATCCAGCTCGCGTGCTTTGTCGTCTTGTGGCTGATCAAATCTTTCTCGATCACCTCGATCCTGTTCCCGCTAATGCTGGTCGTGATGATCGGTGTGCGGAAGTCACTCGACTATCTGTTCACCAAGCGCGAGCTGAAGATCCTGGACGATATCATGCCAGAGATGACGAAACGGGCCCGGGCGGACGATCTGCACCAGCTCGAGGATGGCGAG GATTCTGGTCAGCATTCGAACGATAATCTGCAGCTGCCGCTCGAGAACGGAGGAGGGGCGCTGGGTGATCCAAAGACCAAAATTAACATATCGGAGGAGGTGAACCGGACCACGATCTGGAAGCAGGTCAACAATTGTAATGTGCTGTTCACGAAGAAGCAACCCACCGGCAGCCAGCAACT ATCGAAGGCGAGCGATCACGAGAAGAGGCTGTCGACGAtgcgcgaggaggaggacgaggcgGACGATAACGGTCGTCCCTTGAGCCAACAGCGCAAGACACAG AAAATGAAACGTGAATTTTGGATGAATTCAAGGGGCACGAGCAGTAATACCAGCGTCCGGAATGGTCCACGCAGTGTTAACACCGATGGAACCGCGCACGATCGCAGCTGGCATCCGGTCGCGGTGGCTAATGGGGGACAACAACGGACTGGCAGCAATAATGGTGCCTCCGAGACGCAGGTGTGA